The sequence below is a genomic window from Acropora palmata chromosome 5, jaAcrPala1.3, whole genome shotgun sequence.
TGGACATAGTTGCCTCCATTACAAATAAACTTATTATTccaaagaataatttttgcaagatcGTTTCCATTTAAACCTTGTACGCTTCCCCTATTTGCCGCAGAGCACTTTGCAAAACGTTCCTCATAGAATTTTGGTAGCTTTATCGGCAATTTCTGCAATTCAAACTAATTTCCCGCCAACAGGTTTTAGATAATGCAGAAGAATTGTTTTCCAGCTGCTCGGCTGGTCACTTGGATATTTCTTACAACAAAGTACTCTTTGCGTTTCAATAATAGACTCTAAATGTGCCGGGGGCTTTCAATCCTCTATCTTCGATTTCACTGACAAGAGTAGAACGCTTAACTTTATCCTTTCCCTtccaaataaaatcaaacataattttatttgcctgCTTCACAAAATCCTTACCCATTGGTATCAAGCTCTCCCGGTATAAGAAAATAAGGATGATAAACGTTTTGACAATTTGAATTCTTCCCATAATAGTCAAATCCCTCCACTTCCAGATTCGTAATTTATGTTGGATAGAACTAATTAGGTCATCGAGGTTTAACTTATGTCTAGCTTGAAAAGCATGAGAGAAGTGTACTCCTAATATTTTTACAGATTTCTTAACTTTTATATTATGAATATTGTGAGGAACGACATTGCTTTCCTGTAAAATAAAAGCGCGATTGCCCAGTAACAATATTTCTGATTTGTGATGGTTAATTTTAAGGCCTGAGCAACTTCCATAATCTTCTATGAGTTTAAGAAAATTTGTCacagaaaaatcatttttcaaaaagccGGTAAGGTCGTCAGCAAACATGCCTAATTTGATTTCTTCATTGCCTACCACAATGCGATGGATGTTTTCGTTGTTGCGTATACCTGATGCATAAGATCTCAAaccataataaacaaaaaagtggAGAGAAGGTCTCCTTGTCTAACACCTTTTTCAACTGCAAAGGGCTGGGTAGAAAAACCATTATTAAGGACAGAACTCGAGATGTTATTATAAAACGTATGGATCCATTGTATAAATGATGGTCCAAAACCAAAGGCAGACAATGTACGGAATAGAAAATTCGTGCTTACAGTGTCAAACGCTTTTTTAAAATCTATACAGATCATTTTCCCTTCAATGTTATATCGTTCTGAAAATTCCATAACATCCTCAATCGTTCTAActcaaatcaaaattttctttacatCTATTTTTTGATATAGATGTAATTTTCGGAAGTTAATTGGTGGCATTTATTTCACTGAGGTGGTTTACATGGCAAAAGCATTTAAAATTCATGCATGTTTTTTAACGTGTTGTACATACAGTACTTTCTGAGTTAAGGTATTTCCCAAGTTACTCCAAAATACGACTGCTCCAGCCAATCAGATATCAGAAAATTTTCAACGTATAATACtttattgttaaaataaaGGCGTTGTAACTGatgtttgtgttttgtgtCGTTTTAACGACACCGCGTAAAAATGTGTTCTTCTATGTAGGATAATGGTGAAGAAAAGCAGAAGACATTAAACAGGACCAAAGTCTTAATATCAGTGCAGCAATATAGGAAGTCCGTCAGTGAAGTAGCGACACTATTGAGACTTGCAGGATTCCACAGCGGAGGGAAACACCATGAACGCAAACAGTGTGGGAATTGTTTTAGCAATACAAGAGATTTAGGACGGTATGAAAGAAGCCCTTTAAATGCAAACAACGTGACAAATGTCTTAGGCaaggaaaacattttaatGCGTGGTTCCCATATGCCGCCGATCTACCTGGGACAACGCTTCGGCCTGGGACAACGCTGCGGCATATGTGAACATAATATTCATCGAAGACACAAAATCTCTCCCAGGCATTGACCGCCGGCTTGCCTGCGAAGTCGACCTGAGTTCAACTTCGCAGGCAAACCGGCGATTGTCGGcgatgaaaataatttatgtgaaCATCATCTGCAGAGATCTGCGACGCTATGTATGACGTAACAACTTCATTTTTCCGACAATTCctgactttcaaaatggcggaggTAAGTTTCGTTTGCGAGGATGTCGCAACTATGATACTGGCCGTGATTTGTTCGCCCTTGAAACAGTGGCAGCACCCAGTACTTTCTTCGAGTTCTCATCTTCTCTAACTAACCTACTAATGAAACTGTTGGAAATTGTGCCAATTCGATTTGCATTGCACCTCTGAATCGCTTTTGTGGTTTGTCTAACTTCTGTTGGTTTCGATATCTTTAGGTTTATGCAgagcaatatatatatatatatatatatagaaactCCCTTGTCATGAAATCCATGTTGCATGTTATGTAACAATCAGTGACAGCCATTGgtcaaaagatgaaagatAAAATGTCTGACGACTGAGTTTATTCGTCTCGAAACACCGTTGTTGGCCACTCCATACGCCTTCGACCTAGCTAGCGGCAACTCGTTATGTACACGTGCAATCAAAGGCCTTGGAAAGATCTAAAGATATCACAGCAGCCATGCAGTTCCTTATTATCTAAGCGAGCCTTCCAATCTTACCCCCACGGGGCAACTGCGGGGCTTTTGCCCGCCGTGGCGGTCCCGAGTGTGAAGCTTTCGCTAATTTGCGCGACCCGGGGGCCGGGCATTAGCCAATCTCGGGGGCACCTCCAGGGGTGACACACACGTGGTTTATATCTCTAAAACATGGTCATGGATCGATGTCCACGAAAACGAGGCCCAAAGCTACTGAAAAAACTTAGAGGGGCGGCCAATTTGCAGTCTTCACAAAGTCTCGATTTCTCGCGCCTGCGAAACGAACTTTGGATGCGTTCTCGCCggtttttggaaatattattAAAAGGTTTGCAAGTTTGAAATCAAGGACTATAAATAAACATGTATAATTAAACATATCTCGCATCAGACCACAATGTTATCAGTGTTTTGGTGGACGAGGGTTTTTTATCATCGGTTTGCAACGGTTGGCGATATCAGAAAACGTGAACTGGGCCTCAAAACATGCTTCATTTCTTGGATAGAACTACTATGATAAAATAAGTTGAAATTACTGAAATTACTACTATAATTTTTTATAtgataaactttttttttaatcccgGGACGGGGCATTTACCCTCTACTTTCGCTCCACCACTGGGCATTTGACAGCTGAAGTGCCGCAGCCCCCGGGAATTTGCCATCCATAAGAGAAAAAGGCAAATCCCTGGGTGTTAGCCCGGGAGGGGGCAGGGCGCAGttggaattgactgatgcattaGACGTAGCAGTGTGTTCTCACAGCTATAATTCTTGCGATGTGCTGAAATGAAGTCAGACAATACGAAATGTTTGAATATACCCATAACTGATCAGACAACACTCTCTCATAGATGTTGAAAATTGGTAGTACCGTAACCGGACGATAATTCTTCTCGTAAactttatcttcttttttaaatAGCGGAGTTACTCGGCCCATGTTCCACTTGACTGCACTTGCGGCTGAGCCACTGATATTATTGAGCGGTAAAAGAATTTTCCATTTATAGCCACCGAGTGTTGTAATGTTCTGATAACTTTTATACGTCGTAGGAAACAGATATTCTTTTCTCCACGAACGAAATAATCTGCACGAAGAAGAAGCGTTTCCGTGTCTATCTACAGAGCATGCTCGCACACGCTTTCCCCCTCCTCTTAAGGAGCTTGCGGAATGACGACGGCGACAGCAACGAACGTCACAAATCTGCTCAtctaataaacaaaaacaacggtTTCTGCACGCGCTACCCGCCCCGCACGTGCGTTGTTCATTTTCGTGTATTTCGTTGCCCTCCCCTGcaaaacaacgacgtgaaattgtCAAACTGaggttttgcagaggacgtcAAACCACCACACTTAAACATTTATTTCCTCTCTTAACGTGATACCTTGAGATTCGGGACGATTCAAAGCTGCAGATGGTTTTCACACCTACAGCCACACAGGTTCCATGGAGCAAAACGAATAATTTCCATAActgataaaattaaatttccagAGGATTGTTTTGGTACACCTACATGGTCCCCATGGCGTCATGCCAAAACGATCCATTGCTTTAGTCAAAAAAAATCTCCTAAGTCGCCTTTGGAAGGATCTGATCCTTTTCAAACACCAGATAAaacaatttcaagaaattccTTCTTCTCACCGTGAAGAGCGATGTTCAGTGCGTTTCGACAACTGCTTTGAACACGCGCTGAGCCTACAGACTTGTTTGCTTCCATGGCTACGATGATGTTTGCGCGAAGCGAACAAGGAAGCCGTTTCAGTCGAGTAACTTTCGCGAATTTTTGCCCAACTTAACcaagcaaaatttaacatGTTTCAACGTCAACCATTTACAGGGCTTTGGAtatgaaaaatgtttatttagACGGTGTAGgttaatcaaatgatttcaaatTCTACAATAAGGAAATTGGCAAAAGGCACATACTGGTGCATTAACTAATAACAAAAAACTACTGGGTCAGCTTTTgcaattggccattttcgacgTTTGAAGACAgtcattttcccgcgcttacgATATTCACGAACCATTGCGTTTCAACAAAAATActatttaaattaaaatgtttcttgGCGGTGTCTTTAAGCCACTGCTGTGTTATCAAATCGATGATAACGTCCATCTTCAACTTCCTCTGAATCGTCGCTCTTTCTGAACAGACCTGCAACATAGCGGAATACAAGGTTTGCATAAAAGAAACCGAAGCACTAACGAGTGTTTCTCTTATTTGTTATCGTTGTTTTTTAAGCAATACTAAACGTTTTCTTTGGGTTTAACACTttggaggcagcgtggccgagtggtcaaGGTGCcagacttgaaatctggagatcccgagttcaagcccagctctgaccactagctggatttgttccaggtagtcattggctcaactcctcggctgcgcttgtatatagccaactggtttgcctcctgccagttgggattcttgacctgttaagtttgtttcaaaagtggagtgcctgtgaactagcttgagAGCTAAGCGCACTTCCgctataaaaataaagaatttggaattttttttggaaagaatTTTGAACGCCGTAAGAAAACCCACATGGATGTTAAGAAGAACACGAGAAAAGGCTTTTGAATCAAAAGCCGGTGGCTAACTTTAAGAACGGCTTCTGAAATAGGAAGGTTACATTTATCGCTGGATCATTCTACAAGCAGCACAAGCCGCCCATTTTCCGAAACAACTTCCAAATGTTGGAATCACCTTCCGCTTAAGATACGTACTTCATCAtctataaatattttaaagagTGTTTCACACAAACATCTTATATAAAGTCAGATTAAGAAGAGAATTTTTACTCCTTtttagaaaattatttttagatgCTGTAATATGTACATTACTATTTAGATTAGTTTCTACATTGTAATTTTGTCTACTGTATATTTCATCTTACAATGCATTATTGGTTTGAGAGAGCCAAAAGTTTATTAGTTGTCCAATTATTAGGTGTTACCTAATAACTGGTTaagtttgattgattgattgaaacATCTATTAAGCGACCCTCCTCTACATAACGGACAGTtgtcaaatttccaaaattcGGTCCCCTTATTGGCtaataattttcttgtcaTGAAGCAATTACAATGCGATGTTTTGAGACGACGATACGCGAACCATGTCAAGTTTCTTTGAACAGCTTATCAAACACAATTTGATTTATACACGAAATTAACGGAAGAGTGATTTTGTAACGGCTAATAAGTCTGTGTGAGCCCACCACAGCACAATCAAATTCCTCTCTTATTAAACTTCCATGCAGTCAACCACAAGATCGATTGAGTGAAGTGCAGGAGATGACGAGTCGCCAACCGGCGTTTGATTCACCATTTtacaagtaaaaaaacaacaccaacaacaaacaacaaacaaacaaaaatgaaaaaacattcACCGTATTTCTTTCTGATCTCATCATGTTTCTTCTGTCTCTCTTCACGCCTGCAAAAACGAgtagaaagaagaagaagcattAATTCATGTAGCATACACGTATGATAAATTTGATACCATGTTGGTACGTAATTAACTCATACTTATTCTGAAAGGTTTCTTCAAGTATAACAAGTACGAACTAATACAACTTAGGACCGCTCACCCCCACAGGGGCTTAACGTCACAAGTGGAACTTTTGAACCAAACAAAAATGGTATAGAGGGCTGGGTGGGTGGCTTCTTAGAAATTCAGTCAACTAGTTAAACCGGGGGCAACTGCGATCAGAATAATGAACTTAAAGTaattaacaaaacaagaataacaattaaaaacaacaacaacaaaacagtcacAATGCACGTTCTTGTACAATCGCTAAATAATTTCAGAATTCGTAAACCTTCAGCCTTGCTGATAACAACTTACCTTTCTCTGTGTTTAATTCCTATTTCTTCACGTTGACGACGCCATTTGGTCTCCTGTTTGCTTTCTCTGTAGAGTTAAGTCATGAAAAGAAAGTAGGAGTGTAAATTGGTTGCAACACACAGACGTCAAGAGATCATACGTATCATCAAATGCTAAATTAGACCTCCACAAACTTAAATCATTCTTATAGgattcaatttaaaaaaataaataaataaacaaaacagaagaaaaagggCCAAAAAATGAAGGTGCCCCATTAGAGGGAATTCGAAGTGAAAGCCAAAAAATGTGTTATCAACTATGGTAACGTATAGAGATCAGAGTACAAAGACTACAACTTTGAGCATTAGGCTTTAAAGATTTACATACAAGGGTTTCAAGTTCTGTAGGCGGTGGTTTCTTGAAAGGAGACAGCAGTTGGTCCAAAACACCTATCCTCTTGGGGGGTTTGGGTGCAATTTGCTCACCCGGAAAAAGGTTTGGAAAGTGTAATACCACAAATTGCATTAGCGGAAAACGAAGTTCGAGGGCTGCCGGAGCTAGTATTATACAACTCTGGGCTtttgctctgatgaagggctaaaaCCAGTGACAACAGGCAAGGATCTTGTGGAAATACACAAAACCATTAAAAAActagccaaaaaaaaaataataataaacccCTTAAAACTAACCGCtctaaataaaatttcagGCCTAAAATGGTACTCATTGCTAATAATGTTATATCAACCGAATGGTTGAAATAAATCCACAAAATGACTCCTCAGGCCTGTTCAGAAAATGAACAGTTTCACTGTAGGGACTTGCGGTGTGTATCTCCACCAAAACCCCTTCCCCTCTTCTCAAATACACTACGGTACGTGGAAAGAGTTAAACAGTTCACCCTAGATTTATTACTGTCGGTCTGCACTTCTCAATAAAGGTTCTTTCatgaaaattacttttttaaaCATAAAATCAGGTCAAGGGATTTGAGACACTGAAATGTGACATGGCATGAGAGATGACTGCAATAAACTTTGATTGTTTCATTGCTTGATTTACGTAGGAAGAACTGCAAGTTAACAAAACTTATAAAAGGTTCTTACATTTGCCTCttcaaataaagttgttgcaTTGTATTTCACAACTTAAATAAATTCTCTCTCCTTATTTTTCCCTCTTTAAAGAACAGACTGTATTCACATTTTGGATAATGTGGTCTCGCAATTATCCACGAGTAGCCATGCATCTAGATACACTGTAACTGATATCCAAATGAATCTCAAATCACATACCCTCTTGCCTTCTTTCTTCgacagcagcagcagtagaTGGAGATTCCCAAAATAAGCAAAACTACAAATCCAGTTACAGGCAGGGCAATAAGCAGAACCTTGCCATCCACTGCAAGTTAGCAAACAAACTATCAGTCCTTAATTACAGTCATGCCTTGCACAAAATTTTGatgaacaatattattatttgcaaaaGATGCAATTTAATAAAGTGGGtttcaaatcatttccaaagaaccaataccaaagtaattccTCCGACCAACTACTACAGGAATGAACAGTGCAATGAATGAATCAGAATTCCTTGCATAATTAATTCCAACAAATTAAGTTGAAACTTGCTCTATTTCATGatgcaattattaaaaaaaagtataactaCTCTCAAGTAgagcaaaatttaataaacCTCATAAGTTACCACTATCCTGATCCACTGCATGTgcattgtaataataattagtaaatttttagctcaggataatgattttccagctttctgattggttccgtaagcccatcatatgagccattatcgttaagtttgaccaaataaggaaaaactgatggcgaatttctcatgctgaaattttggaggtcggaaaaaaattgtttcgcggcgtcgtcggtaaagaaaatgtcacgatttgaggaggtttcacccgaagaaatcaagagaatcgcttgaaaatttactaaaggGCAATTCCACATGAgacaatgaaattttcaattttttaaaataaaatttttcagaaTGAAACTTATCTCAAATGAAAGCTGAGACATTGAACTGTTTGAAATTACTGAGATCTTGTGCATCTTGTCCATGTGCTTAATGTGAGAAGGCATGAAATCTCAAGAATTTGAATCTGACCTCATATTTGGAATTTTTGGAAGgaaattttaaatgaagtttttacACTTCTAAGAAAATATAACAATTGATATAATGGTATGTGTGTATAACCTTCGTCTTGCACTATCATTTGgccataaattattatccagCTAACGATGCGTTCCTTGGAAAATAGACATTGAAATTTGTGTTGCGGACATTACGTAATGTCCGCAACATTAAGATACCTTTTTTCAGTTCCTACGCACATTTCACTGTATTTTCATGTGCTATTCATGCTGCTCAGTTAGTCCGATGTACACTCTGTTTTAATCTAAAAATATTTCCTGGGTGGGTTTTCATTGCTCAGAAATTACAAGTTGAAAAGTGTTGCGGACATTACGTTACGGACATTACACATTATGCATGTTAGATTTTTCTCTATTCAGACTGTTGgagaaaatttatttcttactaTAGTAATTCTGAATTAGACTCAGACAACGGCCTGCTTAACACTAAATTGCTTTCTattgattttttaatgtaaatggcAAAAGATAGTTGAAAGCTTTTCCATAATTTTGTAACAGGTTGAATTTACAGTAACTTACAAACTATCAAAAACACTCTAAGAACTTGATCAAAGATACCAtacagagaatgaaaacatTCAAAAATTCTTCCTAAAAAGCAAAACTGTTCAGCAAACTTCAACTGctgaaaaaattatgatattcaacaataactttatgtattcaagtaaaattaagttacGGCCATAACTACTATATGTCCTCTGGATTTGCTCTAGTTCTTTACACATTACATCAAATCTTTGTTCTCTCTTGTGGTGTTGTTGATAACAAGGTCAGTTTAAATGTAGTGCAAAAAGTTTAATGTATCAAATTTTGAACACAACAAGCACTATAATTTTGGGACCAAAAGTGCACCAAAAAATAGCCTTAAAAAAAGTGCTAACAGCCAGCTAGAAAAAAGTTCTCGAAAATCATCAAACATGTTCACTGCTTAGTTACATAATTTGTGattaaatgtttttgccactttaaatttgtttgatcTCAGTGAACACCACTAACTGGTTACTTAGAGGCCAATTTAAAAACTGCTTCCAGTTCCTCAATGTCCACTATCTCAAAAGGACCATGGCCCCTTAAGTTGAGGGGgccatgaaataaaataaaatcaggtaaaaaaagcaaattaaacaaCCTTCTCACTACTGATGACGCTTCTTGTTTTCTCACAACATTTACTTCAGATgtaataacattaattttgaaatcatcAATACTTTTAAGAAGTCAGTATGTACAGCAGGAAAAAGTCTGACTGGTATTGCATGATACTAGGTCAGCAGGAGAAATATACAATAAATGAAGTAAATGATAGTTTTACAGCTTCATTTTTACATGAGtaacttcaaaacaaatggacATAGCCACACTCAGCAACTGACTGACTAGAAAGTGAATGATAAAAAGTGTGTTCCCAAAAATGTAATGTCCGCAACAATTTTGTGTAATGTCCGTGacacaaaacttttgtttgcaGAATCACTGGAATAAGGTTTTatggaatttgtttttgataggtcaaaaatttaattattgccatgttttgaaagcacaattattttctgctcAAGGTTAAAGATTCACAGGAAAATGTCTTGAAAGAAAGCTTCTataaaaactggttgtttttaaatgtaaTGTCCGCAACACACTTTCTTCAACTCGTACCTTCAAGGTCTTGAGAGCTCACTAAAGCATCTTTTTATTAGGTGGAAAGGGCACACTAAAGGTATTTTCTATATTTGTTTGAACACCCTTGTTGAACATTTTGACATTTAAATTGGGGTTTAAAATGTTAACTTTAGTATCTGAATGTAATGTCCGTAACGTGGAATCAccctaaaacagttattcttctcaaACTTGCCAGATATGAGccgataataaccaactcggcctacggcctcgttggttatatatatcagctcatatccggcgcgtcctcgaagaatgactgttaattattatgctTAAATAGCTAGACTTGATACTTTCAAAATTTACTCATGCCCTCTCAAAAATAGTTTATCAATAAGTAAAAGCATAATTCTATTCATCCCAGGGGTCAATTTGATGAAGGTTTTACACTTGTAATTTACAAGTGCTGCTATTGTTTTCAGCCAGGGAGATAATACCTACTCTTATTAAATACCAGTGTAAATCTTTTATGACATTGACCGTAGGTGTcatttaacattttcattagAAAATACTTACATAGACACTGTTTATATTTCCACTGTTGCTTCTCACAGGTTCCTTTATAAGTGTCCTTCACCAGACTAAATGTCatgcattttttgtttgcctCACAAAAAGCACACTgataaataaaagcaatgcaACATTTACACCTACAGCTTCCCAAACCTGACAATTCCCTTTGAACTGCACTTAGGGTAGAGTTCTCTGAgaaatcacttttttttttatttacccatgtataagttgACTTTTTAAGACCCAAGAAATATTCTAAAACATGGCTGACTTACTGTATATACATGGGTCATGAATACAATAATTGAAAAGTTGAGTcaacaataattgaaaatCACAATCCTTGTGATTTTCACAattaaccctaaaccctaaccctaaagaATGTCATAAGATAAAACAAATGCAACTCCTCTTTGATGTTTCTTTCACCTAGCTAGCGaaacaattcaaatgaaattggcACAACTTTGAATGATGATGGAGAATTCAAAGGCCTTTAGTGAGCAGCATTTGTACTCAAGATTACAACCAAATCAAAAAAGTTCTTAACTATGCAACAACACCCTCTGAAATACTATAATCACATATATAACTTGTACGATATTTGTTAAACACACGAACTTACTGTAACCTGCACTAAAATTTGTGACTTGGTTACTCAGCTTATTTCCAAGATGGCATATACACACAATATCTTAGTGGAAAGTCTAAAGTTTCCGTGGTGTTTCTTTTGTCAATTATACCAGTCCTTTCAATCATgtcagaaacaaagaaaaaatgtgaaattgcACTGAGAGGCCTTATAAAAAAAGGGCATTCACTGATGCACATGTTGATTCATCATCAGACATAAAAGTCAAGCACCATTAGTAACCAAAGAGTATCATATATAGGGAACATATTTTCTTACAAAGATTGAcgttaaatttcttttgacattCAAATTTCCCAACCACTGAATAAACGACTAATTTGGATTCATGGAGATACCCCCGTAACTTCCTCGGAATAGTTAATTAAATGGAATTGCATTTTTCTCCATACAAACGGAATCTTACCCCATCAACTTTTATACAGTCCCCACATGCCTTGCCATCATTCACTGCGCATGAATctcctaaagaaaaaaaaataacaacaacgacaaaagaaaaatatgaaaaattgcATTGACTTCGATCCAATACCAATTACACATGTTGTGCCATTTTTAAAGCTTTGCTGGTATTTTTGCTATCAGACTATTCAGAGATTATAACATTTcagaaagaaaagacaagtttgtcttatcatcatcatcataattttattttgagaaTTTCAATATAACAAATTAGAGAAACACACAACCCGCAAATAGCAATGCCAATGGAGGCGGGTTGTGTAGCTTACAATCAAATTTAGCAAAGTAGGTTATTACTCTATCAGgtaaatgaaataatgaataaaataaataggtaTACAGATACATTCACAGATCGATAACTAACATTTACATATTTAGAGCAAGAACCTAAAATAAGTCATAGAACATAAggaggtaataataatagctaGGGTTTGGTTCatgataatttataatttttaagaTTAACGGTTGAGACATAAACGTAATCATCCTCAATCAAAATTTCATGGGCAAAGTTCACTTTATATTGTACTGTACAATGCAGTCATTTCAACGACTTGTCTTCTTTGTGACTTGCCACTTataaagcatgaaaattttgcTTGCCTTTCCACTGTCTGTGCCCAAACAGCCAACTGATTGCTTTCCACAAGGAATTAGTTACCCTTTCGATTTTGTGAGGGCGAAGATGAATAACATTGTGCAAtagcataaaaataaaatgtttacgTCTTGCTCATCGCCATGATGGCTCGTATCATGAATAGTTTGCAAAAGACTTGAAGCCTTCacatgaaagca
It includes:
- the LOC141880502 gene encoding pituitary tumor-transforming gene 1 protein-interacting protein-like, which translates into the protein MRPLRISAVTGVFFIFYLIQFCFVEPSLGENQTGDSCAVNDGKACGDCIKVDGCAFCEANKKCMTFSLVKDTYKGTCEKQQWKYKQCLLDGKVLLIALPVTGFVVLLILGISIYCCCCRRKKARGESKQETKWRRQREEIGIKHRERREERQKKHDEIRKKYGLFRKSDDSEEVEDGRYHRFDNTAVA